The stretch of DNA GGTGTGTTCGAAATTGTTACTCAACCAATAATGGATAATAGAGGTTGTTTTTACCGTTGCTATGACGAGCAGTTGTTGGAAAAATATAGAATAAAAAACCGGTGGGTTCAGGAAAATCATGCCTATACAAAAAAAGAAGGAGTAATTAGGGGATTTCACTTTCAATTCCCACCATATTCTGAGGCCAAGATGGTTCGCGTAATAAGCGGTGAAATATACGATGTGTTTATAGATTTAAGAAAAGACTCCCCTACTTTTGGAAAATGGGGAGGAGTAAAACTATCTAAATCGAATCAAAAAATATTGTTAATACCTAAAGGTTTTGCACATGCATATTGCACGTTGAAGCCTAATACCGAAGTAGTTTATAAAGTAGACGCACCATATAATCCAGAAAGTGAAGGTGGA from Sutcliffiella cohnii encodes:
- the rfbC gene encoding dTDP-4-dehydrorhamnose 3,5-epimerase, with translation MNVKSNPKFNGVFEIVTQPIMDNRGCFYRCYDEQLLEKYRIKNRWVQENHAYTKKEGVIRGFHFQFPPYSEAKMVRVISGEIYDVFIDLRKDSPTFGKWGGVKLSKSNQKILLIPKGFAHAYCTLKPNTEVVYKVDAPYNPESEGGIRWDDRFLKVDWPIKNPILSEKDKKLDTFQSFVEKHNYLNV